TTCGCGCACCGTCAGCTTACCGCCATCGTGCTGGCGCTTGATATTCTCGACGCCGCCCATCTGCTTGGCTAACTGCTCGCGGCGGCGAATTTCATCGATCTCGGGCTGCCAGGACATACTCGTCTCCCTCCGCAATCCTCCGATCCTAGCGCCTTTGCCCTCTCGCTGTCAGGGAGAGGACCCGAGGAGAGTCCAGCCGCAAGCGCGGCTCTTTCGCCCGCGCTTCAGCAGGGCGCGGCGAGTTTCCCGTCGCGGGAGAGGTAATCGATCTGTTACCTTCTACGCCGTGACCACTCCGATGCCGCCCGCGAAGCGCGCCGCCCTTACCGGATGGGGCCGCTACCCGAGTGCCGCGAGTGATATTTTCCGACCCGAAAAACTCGCCGAGCTTGCGGCGATCGTCAGCAGCAATGCGACTTCTCTCATCGCGCGTGGAGCGGGTCGCGCCTACGGCGATGCGGCCCTGAATCACGACCAACGGGTCGTTGATGTACAGCGGCTCAACCGCATGCTGGCATTCGACCCCGACAGTGGGTTGCTCCGATGTGAGGCCGGCGTAACGCTCGCGGCAATAATCGAGGTCTTCCTGCGACGCGGTTTTTTCCCGCCGGTGGTTCCGGGAACCCAGTTTGTCACGCTGGGCGGTTCGGTCGCCGCCGATATCCACGGCAAGAGCCACCACCGCGATTCGTCTCTGGCCACCCACGTCACCTGTATCGAGCTGATGCTCGCATCGGGCGAAGTGAAACGCTGCTCGCGCGAGGAAAATCCTGACCTTTTCTGGGCGACGGTGGGAGGAATGGGGCTCACGGGCGTCATCCTCGAGGTCGAGCTGCGCCTGCGTCGCGTGGAGAGCGCGTGGTTCGATGGCGAAATCGCGATAGCGGCCAACCTCGACGAAGCCATCGAGACCTTCGAGCGCACCGAACGACAATATGGATACTCTGTCGCCTGGATCGATTGCGCCGGGACGCGCGGCTCACTAGGCCGCTCGGTCATCAACCTTGGCAACGTCGCCTCTCGCGAGGCGCTCGCTCCTCCGCTCCGCCAGCAGCCGCTTCGGATTCCGTCCCGATTCGCTCCCACGGTGCCCTTCAATCTGCCCAACTTCACGTTGAGCTCGCTCGGCATCAAGACCTTCAACGCCGCGATCTATGCGATGAACCGCAAAGGCCCGCGCCTGTTCGACTACCAGAGCTTTTTTTTTCCGCTCGATTTCATCCGCCACTGGAACCGCATCTACGGCCAGCGCGGGTTCGTTCAGTACCAGTGCGTATGGCCAGCCAACGAAAGCCGCGAGGGCCTGATCGAGATGCTCGAAGCGATCAGCAAATGGGGCGGCGGGTCCTTCCTGACGGTACTCAAGAAATTCGGCCCCCAGGACGGGATGCTTTCCTTTCCGATGCCCGGCTACACACTCGCGTTGGATTTTCCGGTGAGCAAAGGGCTGATGGAATTTCTCGACCGACTGGATGCCATGGTCCTCAAGCGCGCCGGCCGCGTGTACCTGGCCAAAGATGCGCGCCTCAAACCGGAGATGTTCAGTGCAATGTATCCAAACCTCGCGCGGTGGCAACAAGTCAAACGCGCGGCCGATCCCAACAACCGGTTCTCGTCAAACCTCGCGCGCAGGGTCGGCCTGCTGCCATCGTAGTTCGATGAATGTGCGACCCAACCCGGTCCCCAGGCGGGAAGCGGGATCCGTAGGCAATGCAGTCACGATCAGTGCCGCGATTTTCTCGGCGGCGTCGATTTCACTCGCACTTCGAACCACGCCGCACGCCAGATCCCTCCGGCGGCCCGGATGCGAAACGACTTTCTCCCCGATGGGGAAACGGTCGCGCCCCACCTACGGGACCGGAGAGACAACGATTCAGAGACCTCGGGGCTCCCTTTCCAAAGCAAGACGGCGCCAGAACATCACGCATCGATGCACGGGCACGGATGCCCCCGCCGCAATCTTTTTGGCGGCAATGCGGTCTTGGAGGCCAGCGCACTCACCAGCGGAGCGCGAGGACTTTCGCCTGCCCACACGGACGAACCGAACGGTGCGATGTCTAAGATCCTGATCCTCGGCGCGACCAGCCCTATCGCGCGCGCTCTCGCGATGCGCTTCGCGGCGGAGGGCAATTCGGTTTTTCTCGCAGCCCGCGACCGGGTAGAGGCCGAGCGATTGGCCGCCGATATCACCATCCGAACCGGGGCAGCAGCGATTCCGGGGGTTTTCGACGCGGCCGAATTGTACTTTCATGCGACGTTCTTTGAAAAGACCCTAGCAGCATTGGGCGGCCTCGATGGTGTTATCCTCTGCTTCGGCACTCTGGGCGACGAAACGACAGCGCAGACCAGCCCCGACGAAGCGGTCGCAACCGTGAACCAGAATTTCACCGGCGCCGTGAGCCTGTTGACACTCGCCGCCCGCCACCTGGAGCAGCAGCGCAGCGGCTTCATCGTCGTGATCGGCTCGGTCGCGGGCGAGCGCGGGCGCGCAAAGAACTACGTATACGGCTCCGCCAAAGGCGCCCTGGCGATATTCGCCCAGGGCCTGCGGGCACGGATGGCGCGCGCCGGGGTGCAGGTTCTGACAGTCAAGCTCGGCACTGTCGACACTCGCATGACCTGGGGTCGCGACAGTCGGCTCGTAATGGCTCCAGAAGCCGCCGCTGACAAGATCATCGCCGCCTGGCGCCGCAAGGCCGAGGTGGTCTACGTGCCATGGTTGTGGCGGCCGATTATGGGAGTAGTCAGGATGATCCCCGAGCGCATCTTCAAGCGCACAACTTTTTAGCAATTTTCTGTTGGCTTTTCTTGAACAGGTCTGGGGGAACCGAATTCACACACAAGATGCAAAATTCCGGTCCCCTGAAACGCAAATGCACTTCACGGAGTGCTGCCGGCAACACCGATGGCAGGACCCTTGCTCGCAGAACAGATCGCTGCCGGGCGCTTGGACTCGCGCTAGCATTTTGTCCGATCCGCCGGCTGCACTATAAAAAGTATATGGGCGGATCTTATCGCCCCAACCACGAGGAATCATTTTATGGCTGGAGAGCCGGGACAACTTCGCAAGCTCAAATACCAAGGGGCCGTCGATGCCGATGGACACGTTCTCGAAGACGCCGCCCTCTGGGACCGGTATATCGAGGCAAAGTACAAGCCGGGTGCTGTACGAATCCGCCAAGACGATCGCGGCGAAGAGCACCTTGAAATTGGCGGCAAGTTCTCCAAGATTTTCTATGGCCCGCGGCTGGCGGGATTGAGCGGCATGGGCTCCACGCGCGAGCAGCCGTGGCAGAATCTTCGCGGCTACGGCGTGAACGCTCCGTTCGGCGCAATGGATCCCAAGGAGCGCCTGACCCGAATCGAGAAGGAAGGTCTCAGGGCCGCATTCATCTATCCTACCCTGAGCCTGCTCTATGAAACCGAGTGCGAGGACATCGAACTCGCCCAGGCACTAACGCGCGCCTACAACCGATGGATTGTGGACTTCTGCAAGGACAGCGGTGGCAAGCTAATTCCGATCGCGCATTTGTCGCTGGGCGATCCCGAGGCCGCCGCTCGCGAACTCGAACGTGCCGTGAAAGACGGCTGCAAGGGCGGATGGGTGGCGCCATTCGTAATGACGCGCAAGCCGCATGCGCATCCCGATCACGACGCGCTGTTCGCCAGGGCCCAGGAACTTGGCGTGCCGCTGGGAATCCATCCGACTATTGAACCGAACTGGGCTCAACCCGGCAGATACGACTGGAAGTATCTGCGCGGGCAGTTCTACTTCCTGAATGTCACCGCCGGTGACGGCATCCGCCACGCTTTCACCTCGTTCTTCCAGTACGGAACCCTCGACAAATTTCCGCAATTGAAACTGGTTCTGCTGGAGGCGGGCGCTGGGTGGATCGCGTACTGGCTCGACCGGCTCGACGCGGTCTACGCGAGCGGAATCGGCCGCACGGTGCCGCTGAAGGAAAAGCCCAGCGTCTATTTCAAACGGCAATGCTGGATTTCAGCCGATCCGGACGAGTCGGCGTTACCCGCGATGGTTGACTTGGTCGGCGCCGAGCGCTTTTTCTGGGCATCCGATTTTCCGCATCCCGATCACGTCGGCGATTACATCGAGGAAGTTGAAGAACTGGGTGGCAAGCTGAAACCCGGCGACCGCGAAAAGGTGCTGGGGACCAACGTGATGCAAGCCTACGGCTGCCATGACCTAGGCGCCCTCTAAAGCGACGCGGCGCAAGGTTTCTCGGCGCACAGATTTTACCGGCCCGGAACCAAACGGCCCCCGAGGAAACCCTCGGGGGCCGTTCATTTTCCGCTATTGAGCCCGCCCGTCAGCTAACTGACCAGGTATCGCCCTTCAGCATCAGCTTCGCGAGGCTACCGGCACCCTGCTTGGCCTGCGACTCCTCGAGTTGCTGATTCATCGCCGCGTCATAGGTCGGACGTGACACCGCGTAGAAAACCCCCACCGGGGTGGGCATCGGCGGCTCGAAGTTGCCCAGCATGAACGCGAGCGACAAATTGCTCTCGTCGTGCACGACCAGGTCTTTTTCGCTCGCGCCGTTCGTCCCGAGCACCACGACTTCCGGGCGCATGCCGTTCATCCTGATGCCTTTATCGCGGTTCTTGCCGAAGATAAGAGGCTTACCGTGTTCGAGCACCAGCTGATGCTCAGCCTTGATGCCCTTATCGCTCACGTCGTTGAATGCGCCATCGTTGAAGATGTTGCAGTTCTGCAGAATCTCAAGGAACGAAGCGCCGCGGTGTTGGTGCGCGCGCTTGAGCATCTCGCCCAGGTGCTTTTGTTCGACGTCGATCGCACGCGCCACAAAGGTCGCATGCGTCCCGAGCGCAACCGTAATGGGATTGAACGGAAAATCCACCGACCCGGCAGGCGTCGACTTGGTAACCTTGCCGACCTCTGAAGTCGGCGAATACTGGCCCTTGGTCAATCCGTAGATCTTGTTGTTGAAGAGCAGAATCTTCAGGTCAACGTTGCGGCGCAGCACGTGAATCAGGTGATTGCCCCCGATGGATAGCCCGTCGCCATCCCCGGTCACCACCCACACGTCGAGGTCCGGCCGCGTTACCTTGAGTCCGGTCGCGATCGCTGGCGCACGGCCATGAATGGTGTGGAAGCCATAGGTGTTCATGTAGTAGGGGAAGCGGCTCGAGCATCCGATACCGGAGATGAACACGACCTTGTGCGGCTCGATGCCAAATTCCGGCATCGTCTTCTGCACCTGCGCGAGAATCGCATAGTCGCCGCATCCCGGGCACCAGCGCACCTCCTGGTCAGAAACAAAATCTTTGCGGTTAAGCGCGGTAGCCATTTCTACTCAGCCCTCCAATGCCCGCTGGATACGGGTTACGAGTTCGCTCACCTTGAAGGGACGCCCCTGGATTTTGTTGAAGCCAAAGGCGTCGATTAGATAGTCGGCGCGAATCATTTTAAGTAGTTGCCCCATATTCATCTCGGCAACCATCACCTGCTTGAACTTGCGCAGCCGCTCCGCGAGGTCCTTCGGGAGCGGATTCAGATAGCGCAGATGGATATGGGAAACCTTACGGCCCTTCTCGCGCACCTGCTTGACTGCCTCGCGAATCGGACCGAACGTCGAACCCCATCCGAGCACCACCAGGTCACCGCCGTCCGGGTCGCCGAACACCTGGGTCGGCGGAATTTCCTGCGCAATGCCGGCGACCTTGCGCGCACGAATGCGAATCATCAGCTCGTGATTGGCGGGCGAGTAGCTGATGTTGCCGGTGAGGTTTTCTCCCGTAATGCCGCCCAGGCGGTGCTCCAAGCCGGGAGTGCCCGGAATCGCCCAGGGGCGCGCCAACGTCTCGTCGTCGCGCGAATAGGGCAGGAATCCGTTCGGGTCCGTGCGGAACTCCACCTTGATTGGTGGTAACTGCTCGATATCGGGTAGCAGCCACGGCTCCGCACCGTTCGCGAGCTGCCCGTCGGTCATCAGGATGACCGGCGTCATATACTTGATCGCGATTCGCACCGCTTCGTAGGCGCATTCAAAGCAATCGGCGGGCGTGCAAGCTGCGATGATCGGAATCGGTGACTCGCCGTGCCGGCCGTACATCGCCATCAGCAGGTCGGCCTGTTCAGGCTTGGTCGGCATTCCGGTCGAAGGGCCCGCGCGCTGAATATCGGTAACGACCAGCGGCAACTCGACCTTCACGGCAAGGCCGATAGCCTCTTCTTTGAGATTCATGCCCGGGCCGGAGGTCGTGGTAATCCCGATCGCACCCCCGAACGCCGCGCCGATCGCCGACGATACGCCGGCAATCTCGTCTTCGGCCTGGAAAGTATAAATCGGAAAATTCTTGAGACCGGAGAGTTCGTGCAACACGTCGCTGGCCGGGGTAATCGGGTACGAACCCAGAAACAGCGGGCGTCCCGCCTTGACCGCCGCCGCGACGAACCCGAGCGCGGTGGCGGTGTTACCGGTGATATTGCGATATAGGCCCGGTTTGATCTTCGCGGCCGGGACTTCGTACGACGATGCGAACATCTCGGTCGTCTCGCCGTAGTTGAAGCCTGCCTTGAAAGTACGCAGATTTGCCTCGAGTACGTCAGGGGTCTTCTTGAAACGCGTCTCCAGGTACTGAATCGTGCTCTGGGTTGGTCGCTGATAGAGCCACGACAGCATACCGAGCACGAACATGTTGCGGCAGCGGAACACGGCGCGGTTGTTCAGGCCCATGCCATGGGTCGCCAGTGTGGTCAGCTTGGTGACGTCGACCTGGATAACCTGGAACTTGTCCAGCGAATGATCGGTCAGGGGGTTTGAGTTGTAACCGGCGCGCTTTAGGTTGGCGTCGGTAAATGCTTCGCGATCGACGATCACCACGGCGTTGGGAGGGATGTCCTCCAGGTTCGCCATCAGGGCCGCCGGATTCATCGCGACCAGTACGTTGGGCTCGTCGCCCGCGGTGAAGATCTCGTTGCTCGAAAAATTGAGCTGGAAGCCGCTGACCCCGGCCAGAGTTCCCGCCGGAGCGCGAATTTCCGCGGGAAAGTCGGGCAGTGTCGCGATGTCGTTACCGGCGAGTGCCGACTCCGCCGTAAACTGCATCCCGGTTAACTGCATCCCATCGCCCGAGTCCCCGGCAAAGCGGATGACGACCCGATCGCGCTTTAAGTGGGGTTTCTCTGCGCCAGCGGATCCCGCTTGACCCTGCGATCCGGCAGTCTGCGCGGCAGCCTCAGGTGGTACAGCCATCTCAGTCCAATCTCCTTGTCCCTCGTGTTTGGAAAGTACTCCGGTTTGACGAAGGGCTACAAACGTTCACGCACGCAGAATTAAAGTATAACTAATGTGTGGTAAGCGCGAAAGAGGCCCATTCTTATCTGATGCGAAAATCGGCAAATTGACCGCTATATTCTGACCATTCCTCGTGCACTCTGCTGACATGAGCGGCAGGCGGTCCGAGGTGTGCCCACGCCGCGAGCATCTTGAGTACATCTTCCCGCCCTTCGGCCACGATCTCAACCTCTCCTGACGGCCGGTTGCGAACCCATCCCTTTAGTCCAAGATCTTGCGCCTCGTCTCTGGCCGTGTAGCGAAAGCCTACCCCTTGGACTCGCCCGCTCACGATCATGCGAAGCTGCCTCAGGTGAGGCTCCATTCCTCAGCCCTCCCCCAACAACTCCAGCAGGCCGGCTTCGTCCAAAACGCGGACGCCCAGTTCGCGTGCTTTTTTCAGCTTGGAGCCCGGTTCCGCGCCGGCAACCAGGAAGTCGGTCTTTCGACTCACCGATCCCGTCACCCTTCCGCCAGCCGCCATGATCTTGCCCTCGGCATCTTCGCGCGACAGCGAGTTCAGGGTGCCGGTGAGAACGAAACTCTTTTCGCGGAGCGCACCCCGTCCACTGGGTTCGGCGGGAACCGCGATCTGCAGCTCCTCTTCCAGTCGCCGCACGGCTTTGAGATTGCGTGGTTCAGCGAAATATTCCCGGATGCTGCGGGCGACTTCGTCTCCGATATCACGGACCGCCGACAAATCATCTTCGCTGGCGGCGGACAGCGCCTCCAGGTTCTTGAAGCGAAGCGCGAGTTGGCGTGCGGTGTGCTCGCCGACGTGCCGGATGCCGAGGCCGTTGATGACGCGATCCAGCGTGGTCTTGCGAGATTTCTGGATCGCATCAAACACGTTCTGTGCACTCTTTTTCGCCATTCGCTCGAGCCTCGCGAGTCGGTCTGTCGTGAGTGCGTAGATGTCATCGAGTTCTCTGACCAGGCCCTGCTCGACCAGCTGCATGACCAGCTTGTCACCGAGACCCTCGATGTCGAGGCTGTTCTTGGATGCGAAATGGCGAATCGATTCGCGCATCCGCGCCGGGCAATTAGCGTTGACGCATAGATAGGCGACTTCGCCCGGTTCATGAACGATCGCAGCTCCACACACCGGGCAGTGCGACGGCATCTGAAATTCGTCGGCGCGCGGAGATCCTTGTTGGGTGACCCGAACCACGTACGGGATAACGTCGCCCGCGCGTTCGATCAGAACGGTGTCACCCGCGCGAATATCCTTGCGCCTAATCTCGTCCAGGTTGTGGAGCGAGGCGTTGGAGATGGTGACCCCGGCCAACGGCACCGGCCGCAACTTGGCGACCGGAGTAAGGGAGCCAATCCTGCCGACTTGAACCTCGATATTTTCCACCACGGTCTGGGCCTGCTGCGCCTTGAACTTGTATGCGATCGCCCAGCGCGGCGAACGCGATACCTCTCCGAGGCGCTCCTGGAGCTCGAAAGAGTTGACCTTGGCGACCACACCGTCAGCGTCGTAGGCAAGTGAATGGCGTTTCTCGGTGATCTCGTTCCAGTATTCGAGGACCGCATTTACGTTGGGACACAAGCGCGAAAGCAGGTTGATCCGAAGTCCCAGCGCTTTGATTCCCTGCAGGAAT
Above is a window of Candidatus Binataceae bacterium DNA encoding:
- a CDS encoding acylphosphatase → MEPHLRQLRMIVSGRVQGVGFRYTARDEAQDLGLKGWVRNRPSGEVEIVAEGREDVLKMLAAWAHLGPPAAHVSRVHEEWSEYSGQFADFRIR
- a CDS encoding amidohydrolase family protein, yielding MAGEPGQLRKLKYQGAVDADGHVLEDAALWDRYIEAKYKPGAVRIRQDDRGEEHLEIGGKFSKIFYGPRLAGLSGMGSTREQPWQNLRGYGVNAPFGAMDPKERLTRIEKEGLRAAFIYPTLSLLYETECEDIELAQALTRAYNRWIVDFCKDSGGKLIPIAHLSLGDPEAAARELERAVKDGCKGGWVAPFVMTRKPHAHPDHDALFARAQELGVPLGIHPTIEPNWAQPGRYDWKYLRGQFYFLNVTAGDGIRHAFTSFFQYGTLDKFPQLKLVLLEAGAGWIAYWLDRLDAVYASGIGRTVPLKEKPSVYFKRQCWISADPDESALPAMVDLVGAERFFWASDFPHPDHVGDYIEEVEELGGKLKPGDREKVLGTNVMQAYGCHDLGAL
- a CDS encoding SDR family oxidoreductase translates to MSKILILGATSPIARALAMRFAAEGNSVFLAARDRVEAERLAADITIRTGAAAIPGVFDAAELYFHATFFEKTLAALGGLDGVILCFGTLGDETTAQTSPDEAVATVNQNFTGAVSLLTLAARHLEQQRSGFIVVIGSVAGERGRAKNYVYGSAKGALAIFAQGLRARMARAGVQVLTVKLGTVDTRMTWGRDSRLVMAPEAAADKIIAAWRRKAEVVYVPWLWRPIMGVVRMIPERIFKRTTF
- the ligA gene encoding NAD-dependent DNA ligase LigA, which produces MSKADLQQLNLKAERLREQINHHNYRYHVLDDPEVSDAEYDAMMRELEALEREYPELRTPDSPTQRVGAAPSEKFGVVVHRRMMMSLSNAMNAEEMVEFDKRIKRFLKSEGDIEYVAEIKLDGLSVELVYENGALAVASTRGDGINGEDITPNIRTIRSVPLHLRKPERGSIPRLLEVRGEVIFPKAGFARLNADRESAGELVFANPRNAAAGSLRQLDPKITASRPLESFVYAAGVIEGASFASQWEFLQGIKALGLRINLLSRLCPNVNAVLEYWNEITEKRHSLAYDADGVVAKVNSFELQERLGEVSRSPRWAIAYKFKAQQAQTVVENIEVQVGRIGSLTPVAKLRPVPLAGVTISNASLHNLDEIRRKDIRAGDTVLIERAGDVIPYVVRVTQQGSPRADEFQMPSHCPVCGAAIVHEPGEVAYLCVNANCPARMRESIRHFASKNSLDIEGLGDKLVMQLVEQGLVRELDDIYALTTDRLARLERMAKKSAQNVFDAIQKSRKTTLDRVINGLGIRHVGEHTARQLALRFKNLEALSAASEDDLSAVRDIGDEVARSIREYFAEPRNLKAVRRLEEELQIAVPAEPSGRGALREKSFVLTGTLNSLSREDAEGKIMAAGGRVTGSVSRKTDFLVAGAEPGSKLKKARELGVRVLDEAGLLELLGEG
- a CDS encoding 2-oxoacid:acceptor oxidoreductase subunit alpha; this encodes MAVPPEAAAQTAGSQGQAGSAGAEKPHLKRDRVVIRFAGDSGDGMQLTGMQFTAESALAGNDIATLPDFPAEIRAPAGTLAGVSGFQLNFSSNEIFTAGDEPNVLVAMNPAALMANLEDIPPNAVVIVDREAFTDANLKRAGYNSNPLTDHSLDKFQVIQVDVTKLTTLATHGMGLNNRAVFRCRNMFVLGMLSWLYQRPTQSTIQYLETRFKKTPDVLEANLRTFKAGFNYGETTEMFASSYEVPAAKIKPGLYRNITGNTATALGFVAAAVKAGRPLFLGSYPITPASDVLHELSGLKNFPIYTFQAEDEIAGVSSAIGAAFGGAIGITTTSGPGMNLKEEAIGLAVKVELPLVVTDIQRAGPSTGMPTKPEQADLLMAMYGRHGESPIPIIAACTPADCFECAYEAVRIAIKYMTPVILMTDGQLANGAEPWLLPDIEQLPPIKVEFRTDPNGFLPYSRDDETLARPWAIPGTPGLEHRLGGITGENLTGNISYSPANHELMIRIRARKVAGIAQEIPPTQVFGDPDGGDLVVLGWGSTFGPIREAVKQVREKGRKVSHIHLRYLNPLPKDLAERLRKFKQVMVAEMNMGQLLKMIRADYLIDAFGFNKIQGRPFKVSELVTRIQRALEG
- a CDS encoding FAD-binding oxidoreductase, which encodes MPPAKRAALTGWGRYPSAASDIFRPEKLAELAAIVSSNATSLIARGAGRAYGDAALNHDQRVVDVQRLNRMLAFDPDSGLLRCEAGVTLAAIIEVFLRRGFFPPVVPGTQFVTLGGSVAADIHGKSHHRDSSLATHVTCIELMLASGEVKRCSREENPDLFWATVGGMGLTGVILEVELRLRRVESAWFDGEIAIAANLDEAIETFERTERQYGYSVAWIDCAGTRGSLGRSVINLGNVASREALAPPLRQQPLRIPSRFAPTVPFNLPNFTLSSLGIKTFNAAIYAMNRKGPRLFDYQSFFFPLDFIRHWNRIYGQRGFVQYQCVWPANESREGLIEMLEAISKWGGGSFLTVLKKFGPQDGMLSFPMPGYTLALDFPVSKGLMEFLDRLDAMVLKRAGRVYLAKDARLKPEMFSAMYPNLARWQQVKRAADPNNRFSSNLARRVGLLPS
- a CDS encoding 2-oxoacid:ferredoxin oxidoreductase subunit beta; the encoded protein is MATALNRKDFVSDQEVRWCPGCGDYAILAQVQKTMPEFGIEPHKVVFISGIGCSSRFPYYMNTYGFHTIHGRAPAIATGLKVTRPDLDVWVVTGDGDGLSIGGNHLIHVLRRNVDLKILLFNNKIYGLTKGQYSPTSEVGKVTKSTPAGSVDFPFNPITVALGTHATFVARAIDVEQKHLGEMLKRAHQHRGASFLEILQNCNIFNDGAFNDVSDKGIKAEHQLVLEHGKPLIFGKNRDKGIRMNGMRPEVVVLGTNGASEKDLVVHDESNLSLAFMLGNFEPPMPTPVGVFYAVSRPTYDAAMNQQLEESQAKQGAGSLAKLMLKGDTWSVS